The genomic interval CGCCACCCCCTACTTGCAACAACCATTTAAATTCGGCGCCGATTTCATCGTACACTCCACCACCAAATTCCTGAATGGCCACGGTACCGCTATCGGTGGTGTGCTGCTGGGAAGGGACCTGGAAAGAATGAACAGCATTATCACCAAAACACACCGGTTGCTTGGTGGTAATGCCAACCCCTTTGATGCATTCCTCCTCATACAGGGCATGAAAACACTTGAACTGAGAATGGACCGGCATTGCGCCAATGCGATGGATGTGGCACTTTTCCTGGATAAACACCCCGCTATTTCAAAGGTCAATTATAACGGATTAAGCTCTCATCCTGATCATGGGCTGGCGGCCAAACAAATGAAACATCCGGGTGCCATGCTCAGCTTTGAATTAAAAGGCGGACTGGAAGCCGGAATCCGTTTCATGGACCGGCTGAAAATGTGCACCCGTACGGTATCGTTGGGAACAGTAGATACCCTACTCTCCCACCCGGCATCCATGACACACTATGGGGTAGGAAAAGAACAACGGGAAAAATATGGCATCACCGATGGATTGATCCGAATGAATACCGGGATCGAGAATGTCGCGGATATCATTTTTGATTTGGAGCAGGCGATGGCAGGTGACTGATGACTGATGACGGATGACAGATGACGGATGGCAGATGACGGATGTTGGATGTTGGATGTTGGCTTAACAAAACCAATTTCATTTTCTTACCTTTATAAAGTCCCAAATCTTTCTGTCATGAGAAATATCCTTTCCGTTATTGCATTGCTATTTTTCTTCCCCGCTATTGCACAGAAAAAATCAGCCAAACCAACAGATCCGCTGAAAGGCATTGAGCCACTGTTGGAACAGGTTCTTAAAGACCGGAAAGGTGTGGGGTTTGCGGTGGCAGTGGTGTACAAGGACAGCATCGTCTATGCCAGAGGATTTGGCTATCGTGACCTGGATAAGAAATTACCGGTTACTCCGCAAACACTTTTTGCCATTGGGTCCTGTACCAAGGCATTTACCTCCTCCCTGATCGGGTTATTGAACAAAGAAGGAAAGGTGGAATACGACAAACCCGTACGGGATTATCTCCCCGAACTTGAGTTCTATAACAATGAAATGAATCAGTCCGTAACACTGCGGGATATGATGTGTCACCGAACCGGTTTGCCCAGACATGACTATTCCTGGTATTTATTTAAAACCAATTCCCGCGACAGTTTATTGCGCCGGATCAAGTACCAGGAACCAACAACACCAATTCGTCAAAATTGGCAATACAATAATTTTATGTTCCTCGGTCAAGGCATGGTAGTGGAAAAACTTACCAAAAAGTCGTGGGAAAACAATATCAAAGAAACATTTTTCAAACCCCTGGGAATGAAGCGCTCTAATTTCTCCGTAAAAGACCTGGAGAAAAGCGATGATGCCTCACTGGGATATGGTGTCGTAAAAGACTCAATCATCAAAAAGTTGGATTATTATGACATCAATGCGATGGGGCCAGCGGGCAGCATCAACAGTTCGGTTAATGAAATGTCTCAATGGGTGATCACCTGGATTCAGGGAGGTAAATATAAAGGTGTCGAGATCCTGCCTGCTGCTTACGTGGCAGAAGCCATGAGTTCCCAGATGATCAGCCGGGCAGGTTTGCCCGACAAAGAAATTCCGGACGCCCATTTTTCCACCTATGGCTTTGGCTGGATGATGAGCTCCTACCGCGGACATTACCGGGTAGAACATGGAGGGAATATTGATGGATTTTCGGCCAGTACCTGCTTCTTTCCTTCTGATAGTCTTGGCATCATCGTATTAAGTAATCAGAATGCCTCCGGCATTCCGGCCCTCGTACGAAACATCATCAGTGATCGTTGGTTAAAATTAACCCCCATCGATTGGAACAAACGGGCCAATGATGCCGAGGAAAAAGCCCGAAAAGCAGCTGCTGAAGGCAAAGGCAAAAAAGAAGAAGAATTCACACCCGGCACCAAGCCTTCGCATGAACTCAAAGCTTACGAAGGGCTATTTCGCCATGAGGGGTATGGCACAGTCGATATTTCCTTACGCAATGATTCGCTTATCATGTTCACCCCCAATGGAGACGCCTGGATGCGCCATCACCACTATGATGTTTTTAAAGCGTATGCTATTGACACCAAAGAAGGCATTGATACCAGCGCTGAGGCGCAGACTGTTCTGGTCCAATACCAAATGGACATCAATGGAAAGATCAATTCACTGAGTATGGGGCTTGAGCCATCACTAAAACCACTGGTATTTAATTCCGTGCCACGGCCCATGTCTTTAACCGAAGAAGACCTGAAAAAATTTACCGGTGAATATGCTTTTACGCCAACCAATCTGGCAAAATTCTATACCAAAGGAAAAAGCATCCTTTATCTTTTTGTAGAAGGTCAGCCTGAATATGAACTTATTCCAAATGGAAAAAATGAATTTAAATTGAAGATCATAGAAGGATACAGTTGTAAGTTTGAGGAAGATGCCGAAGGAAAAATCATTTCAGTCACCTTCCTTCAACCCAACGGAAAATTTAAGGCAACGAAAACCAAATAAAAGTATGGCGATAGAGATTCGCAGGGCGGTTAAAGAAGACTGTCCCCGATTGTTGGAGTTGGTAAACGAATTAGCCGTATATGAACGCGCTCCCCAGGAAGTGACTGTTACACTGGAACATTTTGTCGAAAGTGGATTTGGCCCCAGTCCAGTCTGGTGGGCCTTTGTAGCAGTAGAGGAAGGAATTATTTTGGGCTTTGCCCTCTATTATATCCGGTATTCCACCTGGAAGGGTCAGCGGATGTACCTCGAGGATATTCTGGTCACGGAAAAAGCAAGAGGAAAAGGGATCGGTAAATTATTGATGGATCGCCTGGTTATTGAGGCTAAAGAAAAAAGACTTAGTGCTATCGTTTGGCAGGTATTGGAATGGAATGAACCCGCGATCAATTTTTACAAAAAATATGATACCTGGTTTGATGCCGAATGGGTCAATGTAGGCATGAATGTTTAATGCCTAACTCACCCCTGACACTTCCATTTCCTTGCTCACTTTTAGGATTAATCCCTGCAATACTTTTCCAGGGCCTGCTTCCAC from Chitinophagales bacterium carries:
- a CDS encoding PLP-dependent transferase, with translation MEKNNALRGFGSLAVHGGHVQDPLYAHLVPIYASSTFVFDDAQQGMRRFSGQDTGYIYSRWGNPTFTEAEQKIAAMECFGLNMEAKAILHASGMAAIATLLLGNLKAGDKVLSHYSLYGGTEEIFHKVLPSFHIEPVIADLRDLSKAEDLLRNDPTIKMVYLETPANPTIQCVDLEALIGLAHKYQKWAACDNTFATPYLQQPFKFGADFIVHSTTKFLNGHGTAIGGVLLGRDLERMNSIITKTHRLLGGNANPFDAFLLIQGMKTLELRMDRHCANAMDVALFLDKHPAISKVNYNGLSSHPDHGLAAKQMKHPGAMLSFELKGGLEAGIRFMDRLKMCTRTVSLGTVDTLLSHPASMTHYGVGKEQREKYGITDGLIRMNTGIENVADIIFDLEQAMAGD
- a CDS encoding serine hydrolase; its protein translation is MRNILSVIALLFFFPAIAQKKSAKPTDPLKGIEPLLEQVLKDRKGVGFAVAVVYKDSIVYARGFGYRDLDKKLPVTPQTLFAIGSCTKAFTSSLIGLLNKEGKVEYDKPVRDYLPELEFYNNEMNQSVTLRDMMCHRTGLPRHDYSWYLFKTNSRDSLLRRIKYQEPTTPIRQNWQYNNFMFLGQGMVVEKLTKKSWENNIKETFFKPLGMKRSNFSVKDLEKSDDASLGYGVVKDSIIKKLDYYDINAMGPAGSINSSVNEMSQWVITWIQGGKYKGVEILPAAYVAEAMSSQMISRAGLPDKEIPDAHFSTYGFGWMMSSYRGHYRVEHGGNIDGFSASTCFFPSDSLGIIVLSNQNASGIPALVRNIISDRWLKLTPIDWNKRANDAEEKARKAAAEGKGKKEEEFTPGTKPSHELKAYEGLFRHEGYGTVDISLRNDSLIMFTPNGDAWMRHHHYDVFKAYAIDTKEGIDTSAEAQTVLVQYQMDINGKINSLSMGLEPSLKPLVFNSVPRPMSLTEEDLKKFTGEYAFTPTNLAKFYTKGKSILYLFVEGQPEYELIPNGKNEFKLKIIEGYSCKFEEDAEGKIISVTFLQPNGKFKATKTK
- a CDS encoding GNAT family N-acetyltransferase; this encodes MAIEIRRAVKEDCPRLLELVNELAVYERAPQEVTVTLEHFVESGFGPSPVWWAFVAVEEGIILGFALYYIRYSTWKGQRMYLEDILVTEKARGKGIGKLLMDRLVIEAKEKRLSAIVWQVLEWNEPAINFYKKYDTWFDAEWVNVGMNV